A genomic window from Triticum urartu cultivar G1812 chromosome 7, Tu2.1, whole genome shotgun sequence includes:
- the LOC125519149 gene encoding phosphoglycerate kinase, chloroplastic-like yields the protein MADAAEAINRAATTTAAAMGATTTAAAAVEEEEARVNRPGHASSHGASPLRALPRRGGSVPGEVPRDGHQPCGCRSNRPAMEQLSAFLRAAPGEGETEGEMATKRSVGTLGDKDLRGKKVFLRADLNILLDDSQNITDENCIRASVLSIKFLMAKGAKAILANHLVSTLREDLECNLAA from the exons ATGGCAGACGCGGCTGAGGCTATCAACAGGGCGGCAACGACTACGGCGGCCGCGATGGGCGCAACAACTACAGCGGCCGCGGCtgtagaggaggaggaggccagagTCAACCGCCCTGGACATGCATCAAGCCACGGGGCCTCCCCTCTCCGAGCGCTACCACGCAGAGGCGGCTCAGTTCCGGGAGAAGTTCCACGCGATGGACATCAGCCGTGTGGCTGTAGATCCAACCGACCGGCGATGGAGCAGCTGTCAGCGTTCCTCCGCGCGGCACCAG GGGAAGGGGAGACTGAGGGGGAAATGGCGACCAAGAGGAGCGTGGGCACCCTGGGCGACAAGGACCTCAGGGGGAAGAAGGTGTTCCTTCGTGCCGATCTGAACATTCTACTTGACGACAGCCAGAACATCACCGACGAAAATTGCATCCGTGCCTCCGTGTTGTCCATCAAGTTCCTCATGGCGAAGGGTGCCAAGGCCATCCTGGCTAACCATCTGGTGAGcacgctgaggga